From one Haloferax marinisediminis genomic stretch:
- a CDS encoding ribonuclease J, with amino-acid sequence MEIEIATIGGYEEVGRQMTAVRAGDDVVVFDMGLNLSQVLIHDNVETEKMHSLDLIDMGAIPDDRIMSDLEGDVQAIVPTHGHLDHIGAISKLAHRYDAPIVATPFTIELVKQQIEGENKFNVNNDLIKMSAGETMSIGDSGQVDLEFVHVTHSIIDAINPVLHTPEGAIVYGLDKRMDHSPVLEDPIDMKRFREIGREGNGVLAYIEDCTNAGRKGRTPSESVARRHLKDVMTSVEDYDGGIVATTFSSHISRVSSLVEFANDIGRQPVLLGRSMEKYSGTAERLGFVDLPDDLGMYGHRKSVDRTFKRIMKEGKENYLPIVTGHQGEPRAMLTRMGRGETPYELDDGDKVIFSARVIPEPTNEGQRYQSERLLRMQGARIYDDIHVSGHLREEGHYEMLQALQPQHVIPAHQNLKGFAPYVDLAESQGYALGRDVHVTRNGNMIQLVE; translated from the coding sequence ATGGAAATCGAAATCGCAACCATAGGCGGATACGAAGAAGTCGGCCGTCAGATGACGGCCGTCCGTGCCGGAGACGACGTCGTCGTCTTCGACATGGGCCTCAACCTGTCGCAGGTCCTCATCCACGACAACGTTGAGACCGAAAAGATGCACAGCCTCGACCTCATCGATATGGGCGCCATCCCGGACGACCGTATCATGAGCGACCTCGAAGGTGACGTTCAGGCAATCGTGCCGACCCACGGCCACCTCGACCATATCGGTGCCATCTCCAAACTGGCACACCGCTACGACGCACCCATCGTCGCGACGCCGTTCACCATCGAACTGGTGAAACAGCAGATCGAGGGCGAGAACAAGTTCAACGTCAACAACGACCTCATCAAGATGAGCGCCGGTGAGACGATGTCTATCGGTGACTCCGGACAGGTCGACCTCGAGTTCGTCCACGTCACCCACTCCATCATCGACGCCATCAACCCGGTCCTCCACACGCCGGAAGGTGCCATCGTCTACGGTCTCGACAAGCGGATGGACCACTCGCCGGTCCTCGAAGACCCAATCGACATGAAGCGCTTCCGTGAGATTGGCCGCGAAGGAAACGGCGTCCTCGCCTACATCGAAGACTGTACGAACGCCGGCCGGAAGGGCCGCACGCCCTCCGAGTCCGTCGCACGTCGCCACCTCAAGGACGTCATGACCTCCGTCGAGGACTACGACGGCGGGATCGTCGCCACGACGTTCTCCTCTCACATCTCGCGTGTCTCCTCGCTCGTCGAGTTCGCAAACGACATCGGCCGCCAGCCTGTGCTCCTCGGTCGCTCGATGGAGAAGTACTCCGGCACCGCCGAGCGCCTCGGCTTCGTCGACCTGCCCGACGACCTCGGGATGTACGGTCACCGAAAGTCCGTCGACCGAACCTTCAAGCGCATCATGAAGGAGGGCAAGGAGAACTACCTGCCAATCGTCACGGGCCACCAGGGCGAACCACGCGCGATGCTCACCCGTATGGGCCGCGGCGAGACCCCGTACGAACTCGACGATGGCGACAAAGTCATCTTCTCTGCGCGGGTCATCCCGGAGCCGACCAACGAGGGACAGCGCTACCAGTCCGAGCGTCTCCTGCGCATGCAGGGCGCTCGCATCTACGACGACATCCACGTCTCCGGTCACCTTCGTGAGGAAGGGCACTACGAGATGCTGCAGGCGCTCCAGCCCCAGCACGTCATCCCGGCCCACCAGAACCTCAAAGGCTTCGCTCCGTACGTGGACCTCGCAGAGAGTCAGGGCTACGCCCTCGGCCGCGACGTCCACGTGACGCGGAACGGCAACATGATCCAACTGGTGGAGTGA
- the idsA3 gene encoding geranylfarnesyl diphosphate synthase: MSSDATEQRVLEAIRERRELVNEALDEDVPMAEPERLYEASRYLLKAGGKRLRPTVSLLTAEALADVEPMSEDYRAFPTLTGEAIDVMIAAVSIEVIQSFTLIHDDIMDDDDLRRGVPAVHKEYDTETAILAGDTLYAKAFELLTKTGADPAAGLEAVRRLATTCTQICEGQALDIDFERRTEVLPDEYLRMVELKTAVLYGTAAAIPAVLMGADDDVVEALYQYGIESGSAFQIQDDVLDLTVPSEKLGKQRGSDLVENKETVIFLHARQQGLDVDNLVDAASAEELTEADVEAAVAELEAAGSIDYAREMAEDLTEQAKARLDVLPDNEAHDLLRDIADYLITRGY, from the coding sequence ATGAGTTCGGACGCGACGGAACAGCGAGTGCTCGAGGCGATTCGTGAGCGACGCGAACTCGTCAACGAAGCGCTCGACGAGGACGTACCGATGGCCGAGCCAGAACGGCTCTACGAGGCCTCTCGGTACCTCCTGAAGGCCGGTGGGAAGCGACTCCGCCCGACAGTCTCGCTCTTGACGGCCGAGGCGCTCGCCGACGTCGAACCGATGTCGGAAGATTACCGCGCGTTCCCGACCCTCACGGGAGAGGCAATCGACGTGATGATTGCCGCCGTGAGCATCGAGGTCATCCAGTCGTTCACCCTCATCCACGACGACATCATGGACGACGACGACCTTCGACGCGGCGTTCCAGCAGTTCACAAAGAGTACGACACCGAGACCGCGATTCTCGCGGGCGACACGTTGTACGCGAAGGCGTTCGAACTGCTGACGAAGACGGGCGCGGACCCGGCGGCCGGCCTCGAAGCCGTCCGTCGTCTCGCCACCACCTGCACGCAAATCTGCGAAGGACAGGCGCTCGACATCGACTTCGAACGGCGAACCGAGGTTCTCCCCGACGAGTACCTCAGGATGGTCGAACTCAAGACGGCCGTCCTCTACGGAACCGCGGCCGCCATCCCGGCGGTCCTCATGGGTGCCGACGACGACGTCGTCGAAGCCCTCTACCAGTACGGCATCGAGTCCGGAAGCGCGTTCCAGATTCAAGACGACGTGCTCGACCTGACCGTGCCGTCAGAGAAACTGGGTAAGCAGCGAGGGTCTGACCTCGTCGAGAACAAGGAGACAGTCATCTTCCTGCACGCACGCCAGCAGGGTCTTGACGTGGACAACCTCGTCGATGCAGCGTCGGCCGAAGAACTCACCGAGGCCGACGTCGAGGCCGCCGTCGCGGAACTCGAAGCCGCCGGCAGCATCGACTACGCTCGTGAGATGGCCGAAGACCTCACCGAGCAGGCGAAAGCACGTCTCGATGTCCTCCCCGACAACGAGGCGCACGACTTGCTCCGCGACATCGCCGACTACCTCATCACCCGCGGGTACTGA
- a CDS encoding glutamate--tRNA ligase, whose product MDDELRERIEREAEKHALLNAVKHDSDADVGAIMGPLMGENPEFRQHGGEIPGLIGPVVANVNQLSTDEKRERLEELAPDELAEMEAEEEEDDSLLPELPNVDAYDEVRMRAAPNPNGPWHLGHARMPAVIGTYKDMYDGSFIVRFDDTDPETKRPDLSAYDAILEDIAYLGFEPDDVIRASDRVETYYDYARELIEMGGAYTCSCSGEEFSNLKNNAKPCPHRDKDAETTLDEFEDMVAGEYSSGEMVLRVKTDIEHKNPALRDWVAFRMIDTPHPREEAEDYRAWPMLDFQSGVDDHLTGVTHIIRGIDLQDSAKRQQFVYDYFGWDYPEVIHWGHVQVDDYDVKMSTSSIKELIDAGELDGWDDPRVPTIKSLRRRGIRGQAIVDAMVGLGTSTSNVDLSMSTIYANNRDLVDDETDRYFLVRDGQEFAVEGGPDVAHPPLHPSFEDRGTRDIPVGDSVLLESGDVPAESDRVWLKGFGAVRREGDTLVATGDDLDVVREGEVDVIHWAPTDGVSVRMRTMDGDVLGVAEPDFGDVPVDELVQFERVGFVRVDEKGDDETLVFFAHK is encoded by the coding sequence ATGGACGACGAGCTTCGAGAACGTATCGAGCGAGAGGCGGAGAAACACGCACTCCTCAACGCAGTTAAACACGACAGCGACGCCGACGTGGGTGCCATCATGGGCCCGCTGATGGGCGAGAATCCCGAGTTCCGACAGCACGGTGGCGAGATTCCGGGACTCATCGGTCCGGTCGTCGCGAACGTCAACCAGCTTTCGACGGACGAAAAACGCGAGCGACTCGAAGAACTCGCGCCCGACGAACTCGCAGAGATGGAAGCCGAAGAGGAAGAAGACGACTCACTGCTTCCCGAACTCCCGAACGTCGACGCCTACGACGAGGTTCGCATGCGCGCCGCGCCGAACCCCAACGGTCCGTGGCACCTCGGCCACGCCCGCATGCCCGCCGTCATCGGCACGTACAAAGACATGTACGACGGGTCGTTCATCGTCCGCTTCGACGACACCGACCCCGAGACGAAGCGTCCCGACCTGAGCGCGTACGACGCCATCCTCGAAGACATCGCATACCTCGGCTTCGAACCCGACGACGTGATTCGCGCCTCCGACCGCGTCGAGACCTACTACGACTACGCCCGCGAACTCATCGAGATGGGCGGCGCATACACCTGTTCGTGCTCCGGTGAGGAGTTCTCGAACCTGAAGAACAACGCCAAGCCGTGTCCACACCGCGACAAGGACGCAGAGACGACCCTCGACGAGTTCGAGGACATGGTCGCCGGCGAGTACTCCTCCGGCGAGATGGTCCTCCGCGTCAAGACCGACATCGAGCACAAGAACCCCGCGCTGCGTGACTGGGTCGCGTTCCGTATGATCGACACGCCCCACCCACGCGAAGAAGCCGAAGACTACCGCGCGTGGCCGATGCTCGACTTCCAGTCTGGCGTCGACGACCACCTCACGGGTGTCACGCACATCATCCGCGGCATCGACTTACAGGACTCCGCGAAGCGCCAGCAGTTCGTCTACGACTACTTCGGGTGGGACTACCCCGAAGTCATCCACTGGGGCCACGTGCAGGTCGACGACTACGACGTGAAGATGTCCACGTCGAGCATCAAGGAACTCATCGACGCGGGCGAACTCGACGGCTGGGACGACCCACGCGTGCCGACCATCAAGAGCCTCCGTCGCCGCGGCATCCGTGGACAGGCCATCGTCGATGCGATGGTCGGCCTCGGAACGTCCACCTCGAACGTCGACCTCTCGATGTCGACCATCTACGCGAACAACCGCGACCTCGTCGACGACGAGACGGACCGCTACTTCCTCGTCCGTGATGGACAGGAGTTCGCCGTCGAAGGCGGTCCAGACGTCGCGCACCCGCCGCTCCACCCGAGCTTCGAAGACCGCGGGACCCGCGACATCCCGGTCGGCGACAGCGTCCTCCTCGAATCGGGTGACGTGCCCGCCGAAAGTGACCGCGTCTGGCTCAAAGGCTTCGGTGCGGTCCGCCGCGAGGGCGACACGCTCGTCGCAACCGGTGACGACCTCGACGTGGTTCGTGAGGGCGAAGTCGACGTGATTCACTGGGCACCCACCGACGGCGTCTCGGTCCGAATGCGCACCATGGACGGCGACGTACTGGGCGTCGCAGAACCCGACTTCGGCGACGTCCCCGTGGACGAACTCGTCCAGTTCGAGCGCGTCGGATTCGTCCGCGTCGACGAGAAGGGCGACGACGAGACGCTCGTCTTCTTCGCCCACAAGTAA
- a CDS encoding cyclase family protein, protein MTLVDLTRRVESGMPTYPGDPPVSVEPHAEFDTDGYRVSHLELGSHTGTHVDAPAHTEPNGRTLDTYSVEDLRFTAHVVECRHIGANGFVTPDAIPSELSKDVDFLVFRTGWEDEWGTDRMTDHPALAPETGRVCADRGVSVGIDALSPDPTGGDGIPVHHAVLGSGNVIVENLCGLQALPADRPVDLFVMPLRVDADGAPARAVAEV, encoded by the coding sequence GTGACCCTCGTAGACCTCACTCGACGTGTCGAGTCCGGGATGCCAACGTATCCCGGCGACCCACCCGTATCGGTCGAACCGCACGCCGAATTCGACACCGACGGCTACCGAGTCTCCCACCTCGAACTCGGGAGCCACACTGGCACCCACGTCGATGCGCCGGCACACACCGAACCGAACGGGCGAACGCTCGACACGTATTCAGTCGAGGACCTCCGCTTCACTGCCCACGTCGTCGAGTGCCGCCACATCGGGGCGAACGGATTCGTCACACCAGACGCGATTCCGTCCGAACTGTCCAAAGACGTCGATTTCCTCGTCTTCCGAACCGGGTGGGAAGACGAGTGGGGAACCGACCGCATGACCGACCATCCGGCGCTCGCGCCCGAAACTGGACGAGTGTGTGCCGACCGAGGAGTGTCGGTCGGAATCGACGCACTCAGTCCGGACCCGACCGGTGGTGACGGCATCCCGGTTCACCACGCAGTCCTCGGGTCCGGAAACGTCATCGTGGAGAACCTCTGTGGGTTGCAAGCGCTTCCGGCCGACCGTCCGGTCGACCTCTTCGTGATGCCGCTTCGGGTCGATGCCGACGGAGCACCGGCGCGAGCCGTGGCAGAAGTTTAA
- a CDS encoding DUF456 domain-containing protein: MDLFFWFALALLVLGVAGSILPFLPGAILSVIGVLVYWWSSGFSEPSLLALFGLLLVGVIAIVTDYGAGVIAARVGGASTRTSIIAGVVGFILLFVFGPLGLVLGVAGTVFVIEYLEHEDAEQSSRRALYTTIGVLASSAVQVLLTASILVGFVLVVAL, encoded by the coding sequence ATGGACCTGTTCTTCTGGTTCGCACTCGCCCTCCTCGTCCTCGGCGTCGCCGGGAGCATCCTTCCGTTCCTCCCGGGGGCGATTCTCTCCGTCATCGGGGTCCTCGTCTACTGGTGGTCGTCCGGATTCTCAGAGCCGAGTCTGCTCGCGCTCTTCGGCCTCCTCCTCGTCGGCGTCATCGCCATCGTCACCGACTACGGTGCCGGCGTCATCGCTGCACGAGTTGGCGGCGCGTCGACGCGAACGTCGATTATCGCGGGCGTCGTTGGGTTCATCTTACTGTTCGTCTTCGGTCCCCTCGGGTTGGTCCTCGGCGTCGCTGGAACCGTCTTCGTCATCGAGTATCTCGAACACGAAGACGCAGAACAGAGCAGTCGGCGCGCCCTCTACACGACGATTGGCGTCCTCGCGTCGTCTGCCGTCCAAGTCCTGTTGACGGCCTCGATTCTCGTCGGCTTCGTTCTCGTCGTGGCGCTCTGA
- a CDS encoding 4Fe-4S dicluster domain-containing protein: MPIDPSFEENRERVDDGSGVAVWGPTDPPEKLGIHGTHVAVDFDICLADGACLEDCPVDVFTWVDTPGHPESDIKAEPTHEDQCIDCMLCVDVCPVDAIDVDPGRAGRI; this comes from the coding sequence ATGCCAATCGATCCGTCCTTCGAAGAGAACCGAGAGCGCGTCGACGACGGGAGTGGTGTCGCAGTCTGGGGGCCGACCGACCCACCCGAGAAGCTCGGAATTCACGGGACACACGTCGCCGTCGACTTCGATATCTGTCTCGCTGACGGTGCGTGTCTCGAAGACTGTCCTGTCGACGTGTTCACGTGGGTGGACACACCCGGTCACCCCGAGTCGGACATCAAAGCCGAGCCGACACACGAAGACCAGTGTATCGATTGCATGCTCTGTGTCGACGTCTGTCCGGTCGATGCCATCGACGTCGACCCCGGCCGAGCGGGACGCATCTAG
- a CDS encoding electron transfer flavoprotein subunit beta/FixA family protein has protein sequence MHMVVLTKGVPDFREGQVSFDENGHLERGKTPTVMNPNDKFALEAALQTRVRHGGNVSVMSMGPPGYKEVLQEAMESVYADDLYLISDREMAAADTWATAITLSAAIENLDEMPDIVFSGFKTADGETGHTGPQTNWCLDMPLVTHVISLDIDEEERVLRAKRLVEGDIEEIETVETSLPAFVVADPEFVPSYRSAGERLTLKDLRAETQQRAPDFEDYLTVWDHTGINVDPDYIGLDGSPTIVSSVDPIPKAPAEREATMVDPADTESMTAVLEAMQSAVGGDASAAEVTGDD, from the coding sequence ATGCACATGGTGGTACTTACCAAAGGTGTCCCTGACTTTCGAGAGGGACAGGTATCGTTCGACGAAAACGGGCATCTAGAGCGGGGGAAGACGCCCACGGTGATGAACCCGAACGACAAGTTCGCACTGGAGGCGGCGCTCCAGACACGGGTTCGACACGGCGGCAACGTCAGTGTGATGAGCATGGGTCCGCCGGGGTACAAGGAAGTGCTCCAGGAGGCGATGGAGTCGGTGTACGCCGACGACCTGTATCTCATCTCTGACCGGGAGATGGCGGCGGCCGACACGTGGGCGACGGCGATTACGCTCAGTGCGGCCATCGAGAACCTCGACGAGATGCCGGATATCGTCTTTTCGGGGTTCAAGACGGCAGACGGGGAGACCGGTCACACCGGCCCCCAGACGAACTGGTGTCTCGACATGCCGCTCGTCACGCACGTCATCTCGCTCGACATCGACGAAGAAGAACGAGTTCTCCGAGCGAAACGACTCGTCGAGGGGGACATAGAAGAGATAGAGACGGTCGAAACCTCACTTCCGGCGTTCGTCGTCGCCGACCCGGAGTTCGTCCCCTCGTATCGGTCGGCCGGCGAGCGGCTCACGTTGAAGGACCTCCGCGCGGAGACTCAGCAACGTGCGCCTGACTTCGAGGACTATCTGACGGTGTGGGACCACACCGGCATCAACGTCGACCCAGACTACATCGGCCTCGACGGGTCACCGACCATCGTCTCGTCTGTCGACCCGATTCCGAAAGCGCCGGCAGAGCGTGAGGCGACGATGGTCGACCCGGCAGACACCGAGTCGATGACAGCCGTTCTGGAGGCGATGCAGTCGGCAGTCGGTGGCGACGCGTCGGCCGCGGAGGTGACTGGCGATGACTGA
- a CDS encoding electron transfer flavoprotein subunit alpha/FixB family protein, with the protein MTEFDPGEYEISELGPALKDIEDVGELEEILQAEHRGQNRAPVIALIESRIEKFSEDDDEPADAGSLDLASMSTADVGNALQNIDEVDDLEALLEAEEAGEDRGAVKRLINKRIDSVQGSDEEVTVADVDERTAEERHPDLDHPTRDKRHVRSLHGGVYEDMWVYCETQAGELVDVSKEMLGKARELMDQYNDDYDADERVVAVLIGSDVSKHVDDVIAYGADVVVVREDERLERFQHKPYTEIFCDMARAGATHNRGEVTDGRDEEWREYDKPRYTVFPATNNGRDLSALVQAELDSGLASDCSGLYITNEIISNPVKTGVAGEKKEFERVLHMKRPDFSGFEYSTILCIDNPTREFHPQGASVIPGSFDIPEGDPDREGLVVEHDAPLDDDWFRIFVTEWDQLDEGIDLTGHDVIVAVGRGIGDDPTKGIELALELANQFEDAEVGVTRGIVTGSFQFDGHVEQYTHEDRQIGETGQIVAPKLYIAAGISGAVQHKVGMDESDTIIAINTDPDARIRDFSDYFIEGDLFDVLPRLTTALKEGRFEAAVASDGGERIEDSRVSSDGTSDGGVAGDRGDSQ; encoded by the coding sequence ATGACTGAGTTCGACCCGGGTGAGTACGAGATCTCGGAACTCGGTCCCGCGCTCAAAGACATCGAAGACGTCGGCGAGTTAGAAGAGATTCTGCAGGCGGAACACCGCGGACAGAACCGCGCACCCGTCATCGCGCTCATCGAGAGTCGTATCGAGAAGTTCTCCGAAGACGACGACGAACCCGCAGACGCCGGGAGCCTCGACCTCGCGTCGATGAGTACGGCCGACGTGGGGAACGCGCTGCAAAACATCGACGAGGTAGACGACCTCGAAGCACTCCTCGAAGCAGAAGAGGCGGGCGAAGACCGGGGCGCAGTCAAACGCCTCATCAACAAGCGCATCGACTCCGTCCAGGGGAGTGACGAAGAGGTCACGGTCGCCGATGTCGACGAACGAACCGCCGAAGAGCGACATCCCGACCTCGACCACCCGACGCGCGACAAGCGTCACGTTCGCTCGCTCCACGGCGGCGTCTACGAAGACATGTGGGTCTACTGTGAGACGCAGGCGGGCGAACTCGTCGACGTCTCGAAAGAGATGCTCGGGAAGGCGCGCGAGTTGATGGACCAGTACAACGACGACTACGATGCAGACGAACGTGTCGTGGCCGTCCTCATCGGGTCCGACGTCTCGAAGCACGTCGACGACGTCATCGCCTACGGTGCCGACGTTGTCGTCGTCCGCGAAGACGAGCGACTCGAACGGTTCCAGCACAAGCCCTACACGGAGATATTCTGCGACATGGCCCGCGCGGGGGCGACTCACAACCGTGGCGAAGTGACGGATGGCCGTGACGAGGAGTGGCGCGAGTACGACAAACCGCGCTACACGGTGTTCCCGGCGACGAACAACGGCCGCGACCTCTCGGCACTCGTACAGGCCGAACTCGACTCCGGCCTCGCCAGCGACTGTTCTGGACTCTACATCACGAACGAAATCATCTCGAACCCCGTCAAGACCGGCGTCGCCGGCGAGAAAAAGGAGTTCGAGCGCGTGCTTCACATGAAGCGCCCGGACTTCTCCGGGTTCGAGTACTCGACGATTCTCTGTATCGACAACCCGACACGAGAGTTCCACCCACAGGGTGCATCGGTCATTCCGGGGAGTTTCGACATCCCCGAGGGTGACCCAGACCGCGAGGGTCTCGTCGTCGAACACGACGCGCCGCTCGACGACGACTGGTTCCGTATCTTTGTGACCGAGTGGGACCAGTTGGACGAAGGAATCGACCTGACCGGCCACGACGTCATCGTCGCCGTCGGCCGGGGTATCGGCGACGACCCGACGAAGGGTATCGAACTGGCGCTGGAACTCGCAAATCAGTTCGAAGACGCCGAAGTGGGTGTCACCCGCGGTATCGTCACGGGGTCGTTCCAGTTCGACGGCCACGTCGAACAGTACACCCACGAAGACAGACAGATTGGTGAGACCGGACAAATCGTCGCGCCCAAACTGTACATCGCGGCGGGCATCTCCGGCGCAGTGCAGCACAAAGTCGGCATGGACGAGTCGGACACGATTATCGCAATCAACACCGACCCGGACGCGCGCATTCGCGACTTCTCCGACTACTTCATCGAAGGCGACCTGTTCGACGTTCTCCCCCGACTGACGACGGCACTGAAAGAAGGACGATTCGAGGCGGCAGTTGCGAGTGATGGTGGTGAGCGAATCGAAGATTCGCGAGTCTCGTCAGACGGAACGTCTGACGGTGGCGTTGCCGGCGACCGAGGTGATTCCCAATGA
- a CDS encoding FAD-dependent monooxygenase, protein MSDYEHYEAIVVGAGPGGAAAAATFANYGIETLVLERGVEAGSKNVSGGLIYAEESAPYTIDDLFPGFREEAAERPITKYHIHNLAGDKVESFDLTKLHEHDTEWSDSVLRRKMDSWLEERVHERTRETGGGLLTGVHVTGLLREEGKIVGVELDELDPITADVIVAADGVNSELARDAGLMDWDDPEQWFQGVKAVVDMPSDVIADRFNVDEDEGVAHLFSGDLFQGVRGGGFLYTNRETLSLGTVFHLDSLVAEQAEPHELLDAMLTHPLLGQWLGDDYTELEYSAKLVPDSKKVALREPHFGRLLVVGDAAGQMQAQGPIIKGMNHAVTAGALAAESYAQAKSRNEPEKAGARYAKKLRSEGVMQKLRPRGYEMFRGVTEDDSVTNLTESVLTSFVGRAGIRALSGQLERLYNVPALSSMIPDTQTPYVTLPTVIAEELGTPVREQSSVTPPSLEERIGNLTYDTDIGTPHITLLDNSYEASGAAVAACPVSAVDFGGGCYREELVRTNGSEERVVSLDTQPCVECGTCAVVADTEWRHPRGDKGVEFKWG, encoded by the coding sequence ATGAGCGACTACGAACACTACGAAGCTATCGTCGTCGGGGCAGGCCCCGGCGGTGCGGCCGCAGCAGCGACGTTCGCTAACTACGGCATCGAGACGCTCGTCCTCGAACGCGGTGTCGAAGCCGGGTCGAAGAACGTCTCGGGAGGACTCATCTACGCAGAAGAGTCCGCACCGTACACCATCGACGACCTCTTCCCCGGATTCCGCGAAGAGGCGGCAGAACGGCCGATTACGAAGTACCACATCCACAACCTCGCCGGGGACAAGGTGGAGTCGTTCGACCTGACGAAACTCCACGAACACGACACCGAGTGGTCGGACTCCGTCCTCCGGCGGAAGATGGATTCGTGGCTCGAAGAGCGCGTCCACGAACGAACGCGCGAGACAGGTGGTGGCCTCTTGACTGGCGTCCACGTCACCGGCTTGCTCCGCGAGGAAGGGAAAATCGTCGGCGTCGAGTTGGACGAACTCGACCCGATAACGGCCGACGTCATCGTCGCCGCCGACGGGGTGAACTCCGAACTCGCTCGCGATGCGGGCTTGATGGACTGGGACGACCCCGAACAGTGGTTCCAGGGCGTCAAAGCCGTCGTCGACATGCCGAGCGACGTCATCGCCGACCGGTTCAACGTCGACGAAGACGAAGGCGTGGCGCACCTCTTCTCTGGCGACCTGTTCCAAGGTGTCCGCGGTGGCGGGTTCCTCTACACGAACCGCGAGACGCTGTCGCTGGGGACCGTCTTCCACCTCGACAGTCTCGTCGCCGAACAGGCCGAACCGCACGAACTCCTCGACGCCATGTTGACCCACCCGCTGCTCGGACAGTGGCTGGGTGACGACTACACGGAACTGGAGTACAGTGCGAAACTCGTCCCCGACTCGAAGAAGGTGGCACTGCGCGAACCGCACTTTGGCCGCTTGCTCGTCGTCGGCGACGCCGCCGGTCAGATGCAGGCCCAAGGGCCCATCATCAAGGGCATGAACCACGCGGTCACCGCAGGTGCGCTCGCTGCCGAGTCGTACGCACAGGCGAAGTCGCGAAACGAACCCGAGAAGGCGGGAGCGCGGTACGCCAAGAAACTCCGGTCCGAAGGTGTGATGCAGAAGCTTCGCCCGCGCGGGTACGAGATGTTCCGTGGCGTCACCGAAGACGACAGCGTCACCAACCTCACCGAATCCGTGCTGACGTCGTTCGTCGGTCGTGCCGGCATCCGGGCGCTGTCTGGGCAACTCGAACGCCTCTACAACGTCCCGGCGCTCTCGTCGATGATTCCGGACACGCAGACGCCGTACGTCACGCTCCCGACAGTCATCGCAGAGGAACTCGGGACACCGGTCCGCGAGCAGAGTTCGGTCACGCCGCCGAGTCTCGAAGAGCGCATCGGGAACCTGACCTACGACACCGACATCGGGACGCCACACATCACACTCCTCGACAACTCCTACGAGGCGAGTGGTGCCGCCGTGGCGGCCTGCCCGGTCTCCGCAGTCGACTTCGGTGGTGGCTGTTACCGCGAAGAACTCGTGCGGACGAACGGCTCCGAAGAGCGCGTCGTCAGCCTCGACACACAGCCCTGTGTCGAGTGTGGGACGTGTGCCGTCGTCGCCGACACCGAGTGGAGACACCCACGCGGCGACAAGGGTGTCGAGTTCAAGTGGGGATGA
- a CDS encoding GNAT family N-acetyltransferase, giving the protein MEVTDSLNFGHKDRKDIYEYIESHGTVREDEVRRALNFEPAALGAHLTILRRDGYIRKVGKHVEVAYAPEKEQTVELDGLDVTIRMAQNVDLESLVEAIHEVADEGRYIEAETVADVLDHEEVVLRHNDVSSRMVFVATVDEKLAGWVHLDLPEAEKLSHTAVLTVGTRPEYRGHGIGSRLLEQGVEWARDHGFEKLYNSVPATNEGAIEFLEAHGWETEAVREGHYKIDGEYVDEVMMAVTLR; this is encoded by the coding sequence ATGGAAGTTACTGACAGTCTTAACTTCGGCCACAAAGACCGCAAGGACATCTACGAGTACATCGAGAGCCACGGGACCGTCAGAGAAGACGAGGTACGGCGAGCGCTCAACTTCGAACCCGCGGCCCTCGGTGCACACCTGACGATTCTGCGACGAGACGGCTACATCCGAAAAGTCGGAAAACACGTCGAAGTCGCGTACGCGCCCGAAAAAGAACAGACGGTCGAACTGGACGGGCTCGACGTGACGATTCGGATGGCCCAGAACGTCGACTTAGAGAGCCTCGTCGAGGCGATTCACGAAGTCGCCGACGAAGGCCGTTACATCGAAGCCGAGACTGTCGCGGACGTACTCGACCACGAAGAAGTCGTCCTCCGGCACAACGACGTCAGTTCCCGGATGGTGTTCGTCGCAACCGTCGACGAGAAACTGGCGGGGTGGGTCCACCTCGACCTGCCCGAAGCCGAGAAACTGAGTCACACCGCCGTCCTCACCGTCGGCACACGACCCGAGTACCGCGGCCACGGAATCGGGAGTCGCCTCCTCGAACAGGGTGTCGAGTGGGCGCGCGACCACGGGTTCGAGAAACTGTACAACAGCGTCCCGGCGACGAACGAGGGCGCCATCGAGTTCCTCGAAGCCCACGGGTGGGAGACCGAGGCGGTCCGTGAAGGCCACTACAAGATAGACGGTGAGTACGTCGACGAAGTGATGATGGCCGTCACGCTTCGGTGA